From the genome of Clavibacter nebraskensis NCPPB 2581:
CATAGGCTGTAGCCGTGTCCACGCTCAGCGATCTCGTGCATGCCCAGGGTCTGTCCTCCGACGCGGACGTCGAGTGGCTGCACCTCCTCGTCGGCGACTGGCAGCTCCTCGCCGATCTCGCGTTCGCGGACATCGTGCTGTGGGTCCCCACCGTGAGCGGCAGCTTCGTCGCGGTCGCGCACGCCCGACCGTCGAGCTCGGCCACGCTGTTCTACCGCGACTTCGTCGGCCAGCCGATCAAGGCGGAGTGGCGCAAGCAGGTCACCGACGCGCACGAGACCGCGCGCATCATCGACTCGTCCGCGCCGGACTGGTACGAGGAGACCCCGACCCGCGTGCGGGCCGTGCCGGTGCTGCGTCGGCTGGCCCAGGGCAGCCCCGAGGTCACGGACACCCCCATCGCCGTGATCACGCGCCACACCAACCTCAGCGAGACGCGGACGCCGAGCCGCCAGGAGCTGACCTTCAACGAGTGCGCCAACGACCTCTTCGCGATGATCGCCGACGGCGACTTCCCCGACCTGGGCTCGCCGACCGGGCCCCGGCGGGGGGCGCCTCGCGCGTCCGACGGACTGCTGCGTCTCGACGTGGACGGCATCACGACCTTCGCGAGCCCCAACGCCCTGAGCGCCTTCAACCGCATGGGCTTCTCCGAGGAACTCGAGGGGGAGTCCCTCGCGGACGCGACGTCGAGCCTCCTCACCGGCAAGCGGCTGACGGTCGACGAGTCGCTGCCGCTGATCGTCGCCGGCCGCGCGCCGTGGCGCACGGACATCGAGTCCCGGGGAGTCACCGTCTCGCTCCGCGCGATCCCCATCCGCAGCCACGGCGAACGGGTCGGCGCCGTCGTGCTCTGCCGCGACGTGACGGAGCTGCGCCACCAGGAGCGCGAGCTGATCACCAAGGACGCGACGATCCGCGAGATCCACCACCGGGTGAAGAACAACCTGCAGACGGTGGCGAGCCTCCTGCGGATCCAGGCGCGCCGGTCGCACACGGAGGAGGCGCGCGAGGCGCTCGGCCACGCGCAGCGCCGGGTGGGCGCCATCGCCGTGGTGCACGACACGCTCAGCGAGGGGCTCAACCAGAACGTCGACTTCGACGCGGTGTTCGACCGCGTCCTGCTGCTCATCGCCGAGGTGGCCTCCGCGCACAACACCCGGGTGCACCCGAAGATCCTGGGCAGCTTCGGCGTGCTGCCGAGCGCCTACGCGACACCGCTCGCCCTCGCGCTCACCGAGCTCGTGACGAACGCGGTCGAGCACGGCCTGGCGGGGCGCTCAGGAGAGGTGGCCATCGAGGCCGCGCGCACCGAGGAGACGCTCACCGTCAGCGTCCGCGACGACGGCGTGGGCCTGCCCGAGGGCAAGGTCGGGACGGGGCTGGGGACGCAGATCGTCCGGACGCTCATCCAGGGCGAGCTCGGCGGGACGATCGACTGGCACACGCTCATGGGCAGCGGAACCGAGGTGACCATCGAGGTGCCGTTGCGCTGGCTGGCTCCCGTCACGGCCTGAGCAGGCGCTCCGACCGGTCGACCACCGGCATACGACGAGAGCCGGGCTGCCCGTTGGCGGCCCGGCTCTCGTCGGTGGTGCGTGGTGCGTGCGTCAGCTGGCGCGGCGGGCGCGCGCGGCGCGGCGCTTGAGCGCGCGACGCTCGTCCTCGCTGAGGCCGCCCCAGACGCCCGAGTCCTGGCCGGTCTCGAGGGCGTACTGCAGGCACATCTCGGTGACGGAGCAGCGGCCGCAGACGGCCTTGGCCTTGTCGATCTGGTCCACGGCCGGGCCGGTGTTCCCCACGGGGAAGAACAGCTCGGGGTCCACAGTCAGGCAGGCTGCCTTGTCACGCCAGTCCATAGGGGTGCTCCTCGGGTCGGTACTCGTTGCACGGCAGATCTGCCGCGGGATGGGGGGGGTGGGGCGAGGCGTCCGGGAACCCCATCGGGACGGGGCACGTGGCCCCTCCTCGTGAGATGCTCAGCTTCGGGGATGCGCCCCTTGTAAGCTCGGTTCCGGATCTGCTCACCACCCTGTGAACGAACTCGACCTCGAATATCGTCGCATAGAGCCAACGATCAATCAATAGCTTTGTATGGGAACGTGCTGTGATCGGAACCGGTGATGCCCTCGATCCGCGCGGATCCGCCGACGGGTCCGGCCGATCGCGCGCGGTGGTCCTGCTCGCGATCCTGGTCGGGCTCGAGGCGTTGGGCATGGCGGGCGTCACGGCCCTCCTCGTCGTCGACCTGCTCACCTCGACGCCGGCGTCCCTGGCCAGCGCCGTCGCGCTGATCGCCCTGGCCGCGCTCGCCGCCGTGTTCCTGGCCGCCGTCGTGCGGGGGATCCTGCACGGCCGGAGCTGGGTGCGGCCGGCGGCCGTGACGTGGCAGGTGCTGCAGATCGCCGTCGGAGTCGGCAGCCTGCAGGGCGCGGACGCCCGGCAGGACCTCGGCTGGGGCCTCATCGTGCCGTCCGTCGTCGTCCTCGTGCTGCTGTTCACGCGGTCGGTGATCGCCGCCACCCGTCGTCGCGACTGAGCGGCGGCGTCCCGCGGCCGGGCGTCAGGCGTCGACGCCGAGCTTCTTGCGCAGCGAGGCCACGTGCCCCGTCGCCTTCACGTTGTAGAGCGGGAGGGCCACGAGGCCGTCACCGTCCACGACGACCGTGGAGCGGATCACCCCGGTGACCTTCTTGCCGTAGAGCGACTTCTCGCCGTACGCGGCGTAGGCGCGGTGCACCTCGAGGTTGGGGTCCGACAGGAGCGTGAAGCCGAGGCCCTGCTCCTCGCGGAACCGGGCGAGGTCCTCCTGCGGGTCCTTGGAGACGCCGAGCACGCGGTACCCGGCGCGCTGGAGGGAGTCCATGCTGTCGCGGAAGTCGCACGCCTGCGTCGTGCAGCCCGGGGTGCCCGCGGCGGGGTAGAAGTACACGATCACGTCCTGGCCGCGGAGGTCGGACAGGGTGACGGGCGTGCCGTCCTGGTCGGGGAGGGTGAAGTCGGGGGCGGGCTGCCCCTTCTCGAGGCGGGTGGTCTCGGACATGGGGGAGCCTCTCGTTCGGCGGGATCGGCCTCCATGGTAGAGCCGCCGCGACGGGTCGGCCGGCGGCGTCCACGACGCCGATTCGCGTCGGCGCGCGACCTGGTGCTAGTGTCATCTCTCGGTCCGGTACCCCGCTCGACAGGGTCCTCGCCTGCACCTCTAGCTCAATTGGCAGAGCAACTGACTCTTAATCAGTGGGTTCTCGGTTCAAGTCCGAGGGGGTGCACCACTTCCTCCAGCGTCACCGCGGATCGTCGATCCGTCCGCCTCGATGATCCTCGCGCCGCGGGTCCGGCTCCCGCCGGGCGGCATGCGACGAATTCGCGGATCACCGCGTGCGTCCGGTAGCCGCATCCCGGCCGGCCGGCTCGACGCGGGACGCGCACGCACCCCTCGGCGCCAGGCGGCCGGTGGGGGCCCCTTCACGACGCCCGACGCCCAGCGGGCGGGAGCGGGCGGCAGGGAGGCGTCCGACGTGCGGGGGAGCACCGGTTCATCCGCGTCCGGGGCGTCGAGCGCGCGACGCCGTACGGCTGCTCGATCTTCGAGGTCGAGGTCGAGGTCCGCTAGAGCGAAGGGTCGGGCTCGGGTCCGGGGCCCCGTCCGGCGCGGGGCGTCGCGCGGCCGGGCCGACGCCGACGCCCCGCTCGCCTCCGCCGGCCGCGTCGGAGGTCGGGGGAGAACCGTGAGAGAATACGGGTCGGACCATCACCGCGGACGCCCCTAGCCGAGCGCCGCGGCGGCCGGTGATCTCGGTGCACCGGCCACGCACCACGGCCACGCCCACGGCGTGCGGCGCGGCGCGGGACGCCGGCGCCCACGCGGCTGTGCATGCGCGTGCGCGACATCTCCGGCATACATCTCGAGGGATCGAAGGACAGCACTGCATGATTTTCGAAGTAGGGGAGACCGTCGTGTACCCCCACCACGGCGCCGCCACGATCACCGCGGTCAAGACCCGCACCATCAAGGGGGTCGACAAGAAGTACATCACCCTCCAGATCCACCAGAGCGAGCTGGTCATCGACGTGCCCGTCGACAACGCCGAGCTCGTCGGGCTGCGCGACGTCATCGACAGCTCCGGCGTGGAGGCCGTCTTCGACGTGCTCCGCGGCGACGTCGAGGAGGAGGCCGGCAACTGGTCGCGCCGCTTCAAGGCCAACACCGAGAAGATGGGCTCCGGCGACGTGCGCCGCGTCAGCGAGGTCGTCCGCGACCTGTGGCGCCGCGACCAGGACTCGGGCGTCTCGGCCGGGGAGAAGCGCATGCTGGCCAAGGCCCGCCAGATCCTCGTCTCGGAGCTCGCGCTCGCGCAGAAGTCCACCGACGAGGAGGCGTCCGTCGTCCTCGACGGCGTCCTCGCGCAGAGCATCTCCGCCTGACCCCACCCACGCGTCCTCCTGGACGCGTCATCGCCGACGGGCGGTCCCTCGACGCGGGGGACCGCCCGTCGGCGCATCCGGCGCCCCCCCCCGTCGACCGGGGGAGCGACCGGCGTAGGGTGCGATCATGCGCGATCACCCCGAACGACCCGACCACGACGGCCCCCTCGAGCAGAACCCCCTGCAGCCCGCGCGCCGCGGACTGCGGATCTGGATCTACGTGATCGCCGCGGTCGTGATCATCGCCGTGATCGCGTTCGCGCTCGTGCGCCTCGCGACCGCCGGGCAGAACACGTCCGGTCCGTCGTCCCTGGGCGCCGTGCTCCAGCTGGCCGGGGCGGCGCGCGCCCTGATCTGATCCGGTCCCGTCCGGGGTCGGGTGCGGCCGACGCTCCCTCCCCGCCCCCGGCGTCGTCCTCCGTGTCCCCGGTCCCCTCGACGGCGTGACGGCAGCCGCGCCGCTCGTGTAGCCATCTCCCGGGACGGGGGAGCCATGGGCGATAGACGGCGGCGGAGCGACGGCGGAGGGCGGGCCGCCGGGCGGCGCGTGCTGGTCCGGATCCTGCGGGACGGACGACAGGCGGTGCGCGTCCTCCTCGGGGTCGTCGCCGCCGGCATCGTGCTCGTCGCGGTGGTGGTGGGCGCGCGCGAGGCGGCCCTCGGACCGGACGCGGGTGGCGGTCACCTCAGCGCGGAGGTCCCGGACGGCGCGGTCGTGCGCGCGCTCGCCGCGACGGGGCTCGTGAGGGACGGCCGCATCGACGTGGCGGCCGCGCGCGCGATGGCCGCCGGCATCCGCGCGGACGGGCGCGAGCGCGACCCGCGCTACGACCGCGTCGCCTTCGGCCCGGCCTGGGCGGACGCGGACGGGAACGGCTGCGACCAGCGCGACGACGTGCTCGTCCGCGACCTCGTCCGCGTCGCCTTCGCGTCGTCCGACCCGGGCTGCACGGTGGTCGCCGGGCACCTCGACGACGCGTACACGGGGCGCGGCATCGACTTCGCGCGCGGGCCGCGCACGAGCGCGGCCGTGCAGATCGACCACCTCGTGCCGCTGTCCTGGGCGTGGCAGCACGGGGCGTGGTCGTGGACCGACGAGCGACGCGAGCGCCTCGCGACGGACCTCGACGAGCTGCAGGCGGTCGACGGCCCCACCAACCAGGAGAAGTCGGATCAGGGGCCGGCCATGTGGCTCCCACCGGACGCGGCCTACCGGTGCCTGTACGTCACGCGCTTCGCCTTCGTCGTGAACAGGTACGGCATGACGATCGACGACGCGGACCGGAGCGCCATCGACCGCGTCCTCCAGGCCTGCTCGTGAGGCGCAGCCCGGAGGACGACGTCGGCGCGCGCGCGTACGCTCGGCTCGGCTCGGCTCGGCTCGACGCGGCCGGGCGTCGGCGCGGGCGCGGGGTCCGGGTCGGACGACCCCGAGGGGATCCGCATGTGGAGCAAGCAGAGCGGCGACGCCACCGGCGCGATCAGCCCGGTGCCGGAGCACCCGCACGCCCACCCCGTCCGCGGCGCGTGGCTCGTCCGCGTGGGCGACGGGCCCGCCCTCGGCTGGGTGCTCCGCCATCGGGACGACCTCGCGGCGCCCTTCACCTACGAGGTCTACGCGTGCGGCCTGGGAGCCGACGGGCTGCGGGTGTGGGTCCAGCGGCGCGAGAGCCTCAACGCCGCGGTCGCGTGGGTCATGCAGCACGACGCCGAGCTGCTGGCGTTCGGGCGGCGGCTGCGGCCGGATCCCGCGCAGCCCGCCGCCCGGGCGGACGCGGACGCGGACGCCGCCGCCCCCGAGGCGGGGGACGGCGGCGTCGGGTCGGGCTGAGGGTGCCGGTCAGCGCTTCCGCTGGTCGGCGGCGTCGCGGCCGGTCACGGGGAAGGGGCCGGTGATGCCCTCGCGCACGCGGGCGATCTCGAGGATCCGGTCGCGCTGCAGGT
Proteins encoded in this window:
- a CDS encoding sensor histidine kinase, which codes for MSTLSDLVHAQGLSSDADVEWLHLLVGDWQLLADLAFADIVLWVPTVSGSFVAVAHARPSSSATLFYRDFVGQPIKAEWRKQVTDAHETARIIDSSAPDWYEETPTRVRAVPVLRRLAQGSPEVTDTPIAVITRHTNLSETRTPSRQELTFNECANDLFAMIADGDFPDLGSPTGPRRGAPRASDGLLRLDVDGITTFASPNALSAFNRMGFSEELEGESLADATSSLLTGKRLTVDESLPLIVAGRAPWRTDIESRGVTVSLRAIPIRSHGERVGAVVLCRDVTELRHQERELITKDATIREIHHRVKNNLQTVASLLRIQARRSHTEEAREALGHAQRRVGAIAVVHDTLSEGLNQNVDFDAVFDRVLLLIAEVASAHNTRVHPKILGSFGVLPSAYATPLALALTELVTNAVEHGLAGRSGEVAIEAARTEETLTVSVRDDGVGLPEGKVGTGLGTQIVRTLIQGELGGTIDWHTLMGSGTEVTIEVPLRWLAPVTA
- a CDS encoding WhiB family transcriptional regulator — translated: MDWRDKAACLTVDPELFFPVGNTGPAVDQIDKAKAVCGRCSVTEMCLQYALETGQDSGVWGGLSEDERRALKRRAARARRAS
- the bcp gene encoding thioredoxin-dependent thiol peroxidase, giving the protein MSETTRLEKGQPAPDFTLPDQDGTPVTLSDLRGQDVIVYFYPAAGTPGCTTQACDFRDSMDSLQRAGYRVLGVSKDPQEDLARFREEQGLGFTLLSDPNLEVHRAYAAYGEKSLYGKKVTGVIRSTVVVDGDGLVALPLYNVKATGHVASLRKKLGVDA
- a CDS encoding CarD family transcriptional regulator: MIFEVGETVVYPHHGAATITAVKTRTIKGVDKKYITLQIHQSELVIDVPVDNAELVGLRDVIDSSGVEAVFDVLRGDVEEEAGNWSRRFKANTEKMGSGDVRRVSEVVRDLWRRDQDSGVSAGEKRMLAKARQILVSELALAQKSTDEEASVVLDGVLAQSISA
- a CDS encoding HNH endonuclease family protein, with the protein product MGDRRRRSDGGGRAAGRRVLVRILRDGRQAVRVLLGVVAAGIVLVAVVVGAREAALGPDAGGGHLSAEVPDGAVVRALAATGLVRDGRIDVAAARAMAAGIRADGRERDPRYDRVAFGPAWADADGNGCDQRDDVLVRDLVRVAFASSDPGCTVVAGHLDDAYTGRGIDFARGPRTSAAVQIDHLVPLSWAWQHGAWSWTDERRERLATDLDELQAVDGPTNQEKSDQGPAMWLPPDAAYRCLYVTRFAFVVNRYGMTIDDADRSAIDRVLQACS